The following nucleotide sequence is from Barnesiella viscericola DSM 18177.
CAAAGGCACAACTTTCCATATCACCATACCGCTTGAACTGACCGGGAATATAGAATCATCCAGCATTCCGGAAGTAAAGCCTGTCGGTGTTTTGCGTCTGCCGCATAATGTAATCGTTATAGACGATGATCCGCTCCAGCGTGATATCATAAGCGAGATGCTTGAACGCAACGCTGTTTCGTGTAAGGTATGCGCCACAGCCTCTGATGTGGTGAAGGCAATGCGTGAACGCGACTACGATATACTGCTTACCGATATAAATATGCCCGGCACCGACGGATTCGCACTGCTTGAACTGTTGCGCAAGTCCAATATAGGAAATTCAAGGACAATCCCGGTGGTGGCAATGACAGCCAGGGATGATGACGAGACCAGACCGCTGATTCAATGCGGGTTCTCCGGCTGTATATTCAAACCTTTCTCCATGCAGGAACTGCTTGAGCGCATATCCATTATAATGGCCAAATCATTGCCGCTTGATGGAGACCGGATTGACTTTTCCCCACTGATTGCAAATGTCGCCAATCCCGTAGTCATATTGCAGGGACTTGCAGATTCAACATACGATGACATTGCAGAACTGAAAGAGTCTGTCGCTAAAAACGATAGAAAAGCCATTTCATCCGTGTTGCACAGAATAAAACCTGTATGGGAAATGGTTGGCATTGAAAGCGTGCTTCAACCGTTAAGAAATGCTGTCAAGAAACGGAGTACAACCACGGCTGATATTGAAATCCTCATGTCAGATGTGATTTCGGCAATGGAGAATCTGATTGAGAATATAAACGAAGAACTGGAAACAATAAAGAATGAAGAGCAGGATACTGATAGTTGAGGACAACGTGACCCTCTCCCAGATGCAGAAGGACTGGCTCACACGCGAGGGATATGACGTCATGACTGCAATAGATGCAATCGTGGCACGCAGGCATATACGCAGAACGGATTTTGACCTGATACTCTCTGATGTACGCCTGCCCGAAGGGGACGGTCTGTCACTGCTTGCTTGGCTGAAAAAAGAGAAGCCGGGCATTCCTGTTATCATTATGACGGAATATGCCTCATATCCCGATGCCGTCAAAGCCATAAAGATGGGCGCGAAGGATTATCTGCCAAAACCGGTACACCGTGAGCGACTGTTCGAGATTGTGAAGGAGCTGATGCATCCGGCTGTGACCATACAGCATTCTCTTGAACGGCTTTTCAAGCGTGACAGCGCGAAGGCGCGTGAGGCATTGCACCTGGCGAAGCTTGTAGCTCCTGCCGACATATCGGTGCTTATTCTCGGCGCCAACGGAACCGGCAAGGAGTCCATAGCCCGTACCATTCATTTCAACAGCCCAAGAAAAGACGAGCCGTTTGTCGCGGTGAACTGTGGCGCCATACCGCCGGAACTTATAGCCTCCATGTTCTTCGGCCATGTCAAAGGCGCTTTCACAGGAGCGGATTCCGACAGAAAAGGATATTTCGATGCCGCGAAAGGCGGCACTCTGTTCCTTGACGAGATCGGCACGCTCCCTTATCACACTCAATCATCATTGCTTAGGGTATTGCAGGAGAATGTATATATGCCGGTCGGAGGAAACACCGAACGCCGTGCCGATGTGCGCATAGTCGCGGCAACCAACGAGAATATGGAGAAATCCATAGCCGAAGGTCGTTTCCGCGAGGACCTTTATCACCGTCTTTGTGAGTTCGAGATACACCAGCCATCTCTGGCGGAATGTCCCGAAGATATCCTCCCGTTGGCCGAGTTCTTCCGCAAGAAGTTCTCTGATGAGCTTCACAAGGAGACATCCGGATTCAGCGCAGATGCCGAGCGGATTATGCTGGCACACTCATGGAGCGGCAACATACGCGAGCTTCAAAACCGGGTGCGTCGGGCTGTGCTTATTTCCAAAGCACCTGTTATCGCAGCTTCGGATTTGAATATCCGTAAATCCACAAGTGATAATGTCACAAAAGTCGTTCCCGATTTGCGCCCCATAAAGGATGATGAAGCTGAAAAGCAACTGATCATCCGCACTTTGGAATCAAGCAATGGCAATAAGACAAAGGCGGCGAAAATGCTCAACATCAATCCTACGACATTATATCGCAAGATGAACAAATACGGTATAGAGTAACATTTATGCCCTGACATACAGCCCTTCTCGCTACTTTTTTGTAACTTTGGGGCGTGAAATAGAAAACACAGGTAGGCGTATTCCGATATGCCTGCCGTTACATACATAAGTTCGCAAGAGTCTCAGACAGAAATCTGGCAGTTGATGTTTAAGGAGAATCATTGCGTAATACTTATGCTGTGCGTATCGCATAGCGTGGTGTTGCGTATTCTCCTTACGGTTTTGCCAGAACCGCTGTCTGAGTGCGTGGACATCGCGCTTTTTCTTTTGCAATGTAACAGAGAAATGAAACGACATGGCAACGGTACGCATCATAACAGCAATGACTATCGACGGTTTCCTCCCGGATGCCGACAATCCCCGGATGCGTTGGCTTATGACCGATGCCAAAGGGTTCCGGCACTGGCATGACATAGGCACATACACACTCCAAGCGGATTACCCGGTCCTTGATCTTGTATGTGACAAGGACAGCACCGACAAATCCTGCATATACACCGCCGAAGTATCGGATCTGGACGGGATGGAGCTTATGACACGGCTCTTCCGTTACAATATAATAGACGAACTGGTAATCCATATTTTGCCTGAAATTGCAGGAACAGGAACCCATATCTTTCAAAACGGCGTGCCGTCAGGGTGGATATTAAGCAAATCCAGCCGGTTAAAGAACGGGATTTGCCGAAACATCTACCGGCGCAAAGCGCGATAATCTCGCAATAGACTATTGCATACCGCCGGAAAGTCTTGCATTTTGCAATACATCTGATTTCCATCATTTCACGCTTGAATATTTTTATCGCACTGATATTCTGATGAATATCGGTGTCTTGTCATGCCTTTTGGTGGCGGTGGCACGGCATTAGCCAATATATGTAGTATAACCGATTGCGCAACACGGTGTAGAACAAACCAATTCATTTACATCAAAAAGAACCGATTATGCTATATAACGAAACAGTGCATAAGATGTTTACCTCGCTCATGGAACGCTTTGACAAGATGGAGCGGGCATTCGAGCGGATGAACAAGCTAAAGGATTGTTTGGACGGCGACACGCTGCTCGACAATTACGACCTGTGCCGGTTGCTCGGCGTCACCAAGCGCACCCTTGCGAGATACCGCCAGAAGAAGCTTATCCGCTACTACATGATAGACGGACGTACCTACTACAAGGCATCCGAGATACAGGAATTCCTACAGATGAAAGGGAAGTCGCTACCCGCCGCCGTGAGCCACTGAAACACATATCGTAAAATCTAAAAAACGTAACATCATGGAAATAATAAGCATGGACATCAGAACTTTCGACGCCCTGTTCTCCAGAATCAGGGAAATCGAGGAAAAATCCGAACTGCTGAGCCGAAAGCACGAGGACATCGGCCTTAAGAAATGGCTCGACAATGAGGATGTATGCAACATTCTCGGAATCTCAAAGCGCACCTTGCAGACCTACCGCGACAAGGGTATCCTACCGTTCAGCCGTATAAGAAACAAGCTCTTCTACCGTCCGGAGGATGTAGAGAAACTGCTCCAATCATCGTATTACCCCAACACATCACAGTTATGAGCCATTATTTTATCGACAGGCAGGATCCGCGTGTGGCAGACCTGTTGCGCCGCCTCGGAAACATCGGGCAGGCGCTCGGACAAGTTGAATCGGTAGCACGTCCCATGTTCAAGGGGGACAGGTTCCTCACTGACGAGGAACTGTCTCGCCTGCTGAAAGTGAGCCGGCGCACCTTGCAGGAATACCGCACCGCTCGTCTTATTCCTTACTACATTGTACAGGGAAAGGCCCTATACCGGGAATCCGAGATACAGAGCCTTCTTGAAAAGGCGCACCGGAAATGCGTGGAGGAACAGAAGTGGCTGTAAAAGCCGCTGATTTCCGCAATATGCGCGCCACTATCAGACATAGGCGGGAACGGTCTGCAATCACAGGCCGTTTCCCGCCTTGTTCCTGAAATTATATTTCCTTCTCTTTTCCATTGCCTTATCCATGCTTTCGTCAATCAAGGTTATTTCAGAACCGGTTGCCTGCATACGCAGACGCTTCATGTCCTCATCCACCTTGCGGTCAGTCACCTGGGCGTATATCTGGGTTGTGGTAATGCTCTTGTGTCCCATCATGTGGCTGACTGTCTCAATAGGAACGCCCATCGACAGCGTGATGTGCGTTCCGAAATTATGCCTCGCCTTGTGAAAGGTAAGGTAAAATCCATATTCCTCGCCAAGTTGTCTGGTCAACCTTATCAAGTGGTTCCTGCAATATAGATTGAAAATCTTCCCGTTTTGGCGCTCATCCCTGTATTTCTCCATTATCCGCATTGGGATGTCAAGCAGACGTATCGCCGAGCGGCTGCCGGTCTTCTGCCTGTTGACGTGTATCCACCATGTGCCATCGGGAGCCTGGGATATGTCATCCTCCGACAACTGTTTGAGATCCGCGTATGCAAGGCCGGTGAATGTCGAGAAGATAAACCAGTCGCGCACTCTTTGGAGATTGGGGGCGTCAATCTGCTTTTCCATAAGCAGTTTCAAGTCGTCAAGCCTCATGTGGCGGCTCTTGCGCCGTGGCAACGGGGGATGGAGTCTCGCATAAGGGTCACGGCGGAGTGTACCCTGACTGACGGCTCGCATCGTCATCTTCTTCAGACGGTAAAGGTGCTCATGGACAGATTTGGGTTTTAGCCCACGGTCTGCGCCGAGAAACACCTCGAAGTCGTCATAGAAAGCCCTGTCAAGAGCGCGGAGCGGAACATCCTCCATATTCCGTTTCCCGGTTACAAATGCCGACAGATGCCGGTAGGAGTTGAGATAGCTCTCATATGATTCCTTAGTGCGGTCTACTCCCACACGCTTGTGGAACTCCTCGTTATGCTCGCGGAAAAGGGCCAGAAGGGTTGATGGCTTGCGACCGATGCCTTTCATGGCGTTCTTCACAAGCTCGGCGGTGACGAAGCCAAGACTGCGCCTTATATCCTCATAATGCTCGTTTATCTCGACTGTCAGCGAGTCTATGGCGCGGTTCACGGTCACGGCATTGGCACTGCGTCCGTCGGCACGCCCTTTTTCGGGGTTCCAGATATCAGGATTCACAGACACTTTCGTGCCTATCTGCTCCCATTCGGCGTCTATGCTGACCTTGCACAAAAGCTGGCATGTCCCGTCCTTGCGGACTTTTGTCCGGTTGATGTAGAAGAGTATGGCGAATGTGCTGCGCCGTTTGGGTGTATTGTTGTCTTTATCCTTTTTCATGACTATGTGAGTTTTAGTTTATTAAATGGCGACAGTGAAGCGTGACGCTATCCGGCTGTCAAGGTTCTGTGTGTCTGTGCCGATTTTGTCATCGGTCACTTTCGCGTAGATCTGCGTCGTGGTAATCCGGTTATGTCCCAGCATACGGCTGACGGTCTCAAGCGGCACACCGTGCGCCAGCGTGATTTCGGTGGCGTAGGTATGACGCCCGCAGTGATAGACCAGTCTGCGCTCTATGCCGCATATCTTGGCAATCCTTTTCAAATATGTGTTCAGGGTGGAGTTGCTGTACATCGGCAGAAGTTTCCCTTCAGGTGCCATTCCACGGTATTTCTTGATAATCCTCAACGGCAACTCAAGCAACGGTATCTCATATTCCATCTTCGTCTTTTTGCGCGAGGATTTTATCCAAACCGTACCGTCCTCGGCAGTTTCAAGATTATCCTCAGTCAGAAGACACATATCGCCGTATGGAATGCCTGTATAGCAGGAGAACAGGAAGAGGTCGCGGACATGGTACAGACGGCTGTCATGAAGCGGTGTCGTCATAATCCGGTGGAGTTCCTCCGAAGTAAGGAACTTCTGCTCACGCTGTGGCTTCTCCGCCTCGTATCCGGCAAAAGGATCTGCGGTTATTATGCCGTCGGTGATAGCCTCCGACACTATCATCTTCAACCGTGTGGTATGGAATTTCACGGAGGATATAGCGAGTCGGCGCTGTGTACGCAGGTAGATGTCATACTTGTCTATGAAGGAACGGTCGATAGCCGTAAACGGAATGTCGGACAACTTATATTCCGTTTCCAGAAATGTTGCCAGGCATTTGTATGTGTAATGGTAGGATTTCAAAGTGGCATGGACCCGGTTCACGCCGACACGCTTTGAGAAATTCTCTATGAACGTGCTGAAATATCCCATCAGTGTCTCCTGTCCGAAAGCCATGCCCTGTATCTGGCACTTCACATCATCGGCAGTCACGCCCATGCGGACAGCCGACAGTTCCTGATAGACGGAAAGTGCGCTTGCCCTGATTTCGTCAAGCTGGCGGTTGATTTCCCTCGACGCGGCGCTCTTGCCCGTGGCACGGCCGAGCATCCATGCCTTCGGCGATGCCGAGAGCTTCGCGCTGAAAGCCGCCTCGGAGTATCTGCCGACATTTATGCGCCCCATCACCGGGCACAGGCCGTCTTCCGATATCTCGCTCTTTTTAAGGTAGAACGAAACCTTTAATCCGCTCTTTTTCATAACTCTATTCTTTGTTTGCAAAATTAACTGATATAGAGTCATTTGTAGGTATGCAAAACGTAGCGGAACCACGAATAGGAATCACAGATGCCATCCCGGAGCCTATATTTCTTCGCATTGCCGGGAAAAATCGCTAAATTTGCAGTAGCAAAGATGCCTGACAAGCGGGTTCTATGGCATAAGACAGGGATAATCATCCATCGGCAAAACCGTCTTCAAGACCGGAATTCCGGACAGGAAAAAGGCAACGGATAGGTAGCGATTCAATCTCCTAACCCTTCCAAAAACCGAATTTTCCGCCGAAAGCACCCTTCGGACGAACAATGCCGATCTCTCCTAACTCTCAACATATTACTTTATTCCCCATTTATTGCCATAGTTTCGCGAATTCCTGTATATTTGTAACAGAACTTATCGGTAAGTAAATTGACAGAAATGAAAAAGGATAACGATTGGAAAGATCGACTGAATATTGTCTATTCGACAAACCCCGATTTCCAGTTTGAAAAGGACGAGGAGGTGGAGCCCGAGACGCTCGAACCGGCCCGGCAGCAACTGCGCATCTCACTCGACAAGCGCAACCGCAACGGGAAATCGGTCACTCTCGTGACCGGCTTCGTGGGAACGGCCGACGACCTGCACACGCTGGCCAAGAAGTTGAAGACCAAGTGCGGCGTGGGCGGCTCGGACAAGGAGGGCGAGATTTTGATTCAGGGCGATTTCCGTCAGAAAGTGTTGGATATTTTGTTGGCCGAGGGCTACCGGGCCCGCATAATCTGATAGGCTATGCTATACATCTACAAGGCTTCGGCAGGCTCGGGCAAGACCTATACCCTCACGCTCGAATACATCAAGTTGTTGTTGGGGTATCGCGATGAGGAGGGGCATTACCGCATTTACCGCAAGAGCGATTCGGCACACCGGCGCATCTTGGCGGTGACCTTTACCAACAAGGCGACCGAGGAGATGAAGCACCGCATCGTCTCGCAACTCGACCTGTTGGCCCACGATACCGACCGATCGCCCTACATCGGCGAGTTGGAGCGGCTCTTCGGGTGTGGCCGGGAGCAGGTGCGGGCCACGGCTGCCGAGACGTTGTATGTGTTGTTGCACGACTTTTCCTATTTCAACATCAGTACGATAGACCGCTTTTTCCAGCAGGTGCTGCGCAATTTCACCCGCGAGGTGGGGTTACAGGGTAGCTTCGAGGTCGAGATGGACAACGAATTCGTGACGGCTTCGGCCATCGACCGCATGTATTCCGACCTCTCGGACGACGACCAGAAGGGGCTGCTCAGCTGGTTGGTACACTATGCCGAGGAGCGCATCGAGTCGGGCAACTGGTGGAGCCTGGGGAGCCGCAGCGAACGCAAGGACGACTTGCGCGAGCTGGCCGGGGAGCTGTCGAAGGAGAACTACAAACTGTACCGTTCATCGATACTCTCCCAAATCAAGGATAAGACGGTGCTCGACCGCTACCTGCGGGAGATGCGCCGGGTGAAGAGCGACTTTGAGTCGCTCGTGCGGCAACTGGGCGAGACGGCCCGGGCGATTATCGAGCGGCACGGGGTGCCGGTAGACCGCTTCAAGGGGAAGAGCCGCTCGTGGGCACTCTATTTCGGGAAGCTGGCCGACGGTCGATACGACCCGCCCACCCCGACCTTCACCGGCAATGTCGATAACGGCGACAACTGGTTCGGGAAGAGCGACCGCCCCGCGTGCTTCGACACCCTCTATGCCGAGCTTAACCCGGTCATGCGCGAGATCGTGGCCAGTTTCGGGGAGCCCTATACCCGCTACAATACCGCCGTGCAGAGTGCCAAATACATCTATGCCCTGGGCATATTGGTCGACATAGACCGTCGCATCGAGGAGTATGAGCGCGAGCACAATGTGTTGCTGCTCTCCGATACGGCCGGGATTCTCAACGAGGTGATCAACGAAAACGACGCGCCCTTTATCTACGAGAAGATAGGCACACGGGTCAACCACTTTATGATCGACGAGTTCCAGGACACCTCCAATTTGCAGTGGGGCAACTTTGCTCCGCTTATCGGCGAGAGCCTCAGCCACGACCACACCGACCTGATTGTGGGCGATGTGAAGCAGAGTATCTACCGGTGGCGCAACTCCGACTGGTCGCTGTTGAACGAGGGGGTGCAGTCGCGTTTCCGCCCGTCGCAATACAGCGAGCGGTCGATGGATACGAACTACCGCAGCTGCGCCCGGGTGGTGGAGTTCAACAACCGCATCTTCGGCGAGGCGGCCGAACGGTTGCAACAGGAGTTGGAGCGCGAGGTTGCCGAGTCGGCATTGGTCGACAACGGTTTCGAGGTGAAGGTGCGCAAGGCCTATGCCGACATTGGGCAGCAGGTGAGTGCCTCGAACCGGGAACGGGGCGGCCGGGTCGAAGTGACCCTGTGGGAGGCCGATACCCGCGACGACTTTTGCAATGAGGCTCTGTCGCGCATTCCCGACCTGTTGCGCGACCTGCAAGACCGGGGGTATTCGCCCGGCGATATTACCTTCCTCACCCGCACGGCTCGCGAGGGAACGCTTCTGGTCGACCTGCTGCTGCGTCTGAACGACGAGAACGACGACCCGCGCTACCGCTTCGACGTCATCTCGAGCGAGTCGCTGCTCATCAAGAACTCGCCGCTCATCGGGTTGCTGGTGGGGATACTCCGCTACATTCAAGACCCGTCGGTCGAGCTGAACCGGGTGATGGCCGTCTATGAGTATAACCGGTTGAAATCGGCCGATACCGACGATGAGGCGGCCGTGCTCTCTTACTTTGAAAACCGAGAAAACATCGGGCAGCATCTCGACGACGATTTCCTGCAATTTGTCGAGAGTGTGCGCCAGGAGCCGCTGTTCGAGATGTGCGAGCGCATCATCGCCCGCTTCTCCCGCCGGGAGAACGACCGGGGCGAGCGCGTCTACGTACAGGCATTCCAGGATTATGTGCTGGACTATTGTCGCACCCACACGGCCGACCTGGCCTCGTTCCTGGCCTGGTGGGACGACAACGAAGACAAACTCTCGGTTACCACGCCGCAAGAGCAAGATGCCATGCGGGTGATGACCATTCACAAGTCGAAGGGGCTGGAATTCAAGGTGGTAATTATCCCCTTCTGCAACTGGAAGCTCGACCACCGTACCGACAAAACC
It contains:
- a CDS encoding sigma-54-dependent transcriptional regulator is translated as MKSRILIVEDNVTLSQMQKDWLTREGYDVMTAIDAIVARRHIRRTDFDLILSDVRLPEGDGLSLLAWLKKEKPGIPVIIMTEYASYPDAVKAIKMGAKDYLPKPVHRERLFEIVKELMHPAVTIQHSLERLFKRDSAKAREALHLAKLVAPADISVLILGANGTGKESIARTIHFNSPRKDEPFVAVNCGAIPPELIASMFFGHVKGAFTGADSDRKGYFDAAKGGTLFLDEIGTLPYHTQSSLLRVLQENVYMPVGGNTERRADVRIVAATNENMEKSIAEGRFREDLYHRLCEFEIHQPSLAECPEDILPLAEFFRKKFSDELHKETSGFSADAERIMLAHSWSGNIRELQNRVRRAVLISKAPVIAASDLNIRKSTSDNVTKVVPDLRPIKDDEAEKQLIIRTLESSNGNKTKAAKMLNINPTTLYRKMNKYGIE
- a CDS encoding helix-turn-helix domain-containing protein; translated protein: MLYNETVHKMFTSLMERFDKMERAFERMNKLKDCLDGDTLLDNYDLCRLLGVTKRTLARYRQKKLIRYYMIDGRTYYKASEIQEFLQMKGKSLPAAVSH
- a CDS encoding helix-turn-helix domain-containing protein, encoding MEIISMDIRTFDALFSRIREIEEKSELLSRKHEDIGLKKWLDNEDVCNILGISKRTLQTYRDKGILPFSRIRNKLFYRPEDVEKLLQSSYYPNTSQL
- a CDS encoding helix-turn-helix domain-containing protein, with the translated sequence MSHYFIDRQDPRVADLLRRLGNIGQALGQVESVARPMFKGDRFLTDEELSRLLKVSRRTLQEYRTARLIPYYIVQGKALYRESEIQSLLEKAHRKCVEEQKWL
- a CDS encoding site-specific integrase gives rise to the protein MKKDKDNNTPKRRSTFAILFYINRTKVRKDGTCQLLCKVSIDAEWEQIGTKVSVNPDIWNPEKGRADGRSANAVTVNRAIDSLTVEINEHYEDIRRSLGFVTAELVKNAMKGIGRKPSTLLALFREHNEEFHKRVGVDRTKESYESYLNSYRHLSAFVTGKRNMEDVPLRALDRAFYDDFEVFLGADRGLKPKSVHEHLYRLKKMTMRAVSQGTLRRDPYARLHPPLPRRKSRHMRLDDLKLLMEKQIDAPNLQRVRDWFIFSTFTGLAYADLKQLSEDDISQAPDGTWWIHVNRQKTGSRSAIRLLDIPMRIMEKYRDERQNGKIFNLYCRNHLIRLTRQLGEEYGFYLTFHKARHNFGTHITLSMGVPIETVSHMMGHKSITTTQIYAQVTDRKVDEDMKRLRMQATGSEITLIDESMDKAMEKRRKYNFRNKAGNGL
- a CDS encoding site-specific integrase: MKKSGLKVSFYLKKSEISEDGLCPVMGRINVGRYSEAAFSAKLSASPKAWMLGRATGKSAASREINRQLDEIRASALSVYQELSAVRMGVTADDVKCQIQGMAFGQETLMGYFSTFIENFSKRVGVNRVHATLKSYHYTYKCLATFLETEYKLSDIPFTAIDRSFIDKYDIYLRTQRRLAISSVKFHTTRLKMIVSEAITDGIITADPFAGYEAEKPQREQKFLTSEELHRIMTTPLHDSRLYHVRDLFLFSCYTGIPYGDMCLLTEDNLETAEDGTVWIKSSRKKTKMEYEIPLLELPLRIIKKYRGMAPEGKLLPMYSNSTLNTYLKRIAKICGIERRLVYHCGRHTYATEITLAHGVPLETVSRMLGHNRITTTQIYAKVTDDKIGTDTQNLDSRIASRFTVAI
- a CDS encoding translation initiation factor; this encodes MKKDNDWKDRLNIVYSTNPDFQFEKDEEVEPETLEPARQQLRISLDKRNRNGKSVTLVTGFVGTADDLHTLAKKLKTKCGVGGSDKEGEILIQGDFRQKVLDILLAEGYRARII
- a CDS encoding UvrD-helicase domain-containing protein, with amino-acid sequence MLYIYKASAGSGKTYTLTLEYIKLLLGYRDEEGHYRIYRKSDSAHRRILAVTFTNKATEEMKHRIVSQLDLLAHDTDRSPYIGELERLFGCGREQVRATAAETLYVLLHDFSYFNISTIDRFFQQVLRNFTREVGLQGSFEVEMDNEFVTASAIDRMYSDLSDDDQKGLLSWLVHYAEERIESGNWWSLGSRSERKDDLRELAGELSKENYKLYRSSILSQIKDKTVLDRYLREMRRVKSDFESLVRQLGETARAIIERHGVPVDRFKGKSRSWALYFGKLADGRYDPPTPTFTGNVDNGDNWFGKSDRPACFDTLYAELNPVMREIVASFGEPYTRYNTAVQSAKYIYALGILVDIDRRIEEYEREHNVLLLSDTAGILNEVINENDAPFIYEKIGTRVNHFMIDEFQDTSNLQWGNFAPLIGESLSHDHTDLIVGDVKQSIYRWRNSDWSLLNEGVQSRFRPSQYSERSMDTNYRSCARVVEFNNRIFGEAAERLQQELEREVAESALVDNGFEVKVRKAYADIGQQVSASNRERGGRVEVTLWEADTRDDFCNEALSRIPDLLRDLQDRGYSPGDITFLTRTAREGTLLVDLLLRLNDENDDPRYRFDVISSESLLIKNSPLIGLLVGILRYIQDPSVELNRVMAVYEYNRLKSADTDDEAAVLSYFENRENIGQHLDDDFLQFVESVRQEPLFEMCERIIARFSRRENDRGERVYVQAFQDYVLDYCRTHTADLASFLAWWDDNEDKLSVTTPQEQDAMRVMTIHKSKGLEFKVVIIPFCNWKLDHRTDKTNFIWCRTQGEPFSQIPVLPLRYSSRLAQTYYATEYFDEKMHAYIDNLNVAYVAFTRAEEELHIFAPALKNRTKRESVGSISALLDVILFPDEGDGGDLHYEEGSDWRPAPKQSTEVSAPIVLSGEYRSIDPGTRLHLRLQGKGVFGEGHDRAYGTLMHRILSGVDTLDRLDDTVAGFVQTGELSEAEAADTLDRLRLWLADERVKPWFLPGTKVWAEREILQADGSFYRPDRVVETPDGVVVIDYKFGSVERPAYKKQVRTYMELVGEMGYARVSGFIWYLALGKIVPVE